The Novipirellula artificiosorum genome includes a window with the following:
- a CDS encoding metal-sulfur cluster assembly factor — protein sequence MALAEDKVREALKQVIDPELYVNIVDLGLIYGVQIGDEKEDGRHDVEIEMTMTSPMCPAGPQLVAGTKSAAEGLDEVDQAEVKVVMDPPWSPDQMTDDARDHLGIF from the coding sequence ATGGCGCTTGCAGAAGACAAAGTCCGCGAGGCTCTCAAGCAGGTGATTGACCCAGAGCTTTATGTGAACATCGTCGATCTTGGCTTGATCTACGGGGTGCAGATTGGTGATGAGAAGGAGGATGGTCGTCACGATGTCGAGATCGAAATGACGATGACGAGTCCGATGTGTCCGGCAGGTCCACAATTGGTCGCCGGAACGAAATCGGCAGCGGAGGGACTGGATGAAGTTGATCAGGCGGAGGTCAAAGTGGTAATGGATCCGCCATGGTCCCCCGATCAAATGACCGACGATGCTCGAGACCACCTCGGAATTTTTTGA
- the sufD gene encoding Fe-S cluster assembly protein SufD, translated as MTQTTALTFDLAGFDSFLTQRTEPQWLTELRREAWQHYEAMAWPARRAEEWIRTDIRAFKVDRFGLPAAEARDAPAKAQLRRGVDLGGAIETVDSYVVRESLDQALIDQGVIFCDLSKACEEQPEIVRPHLFTAFDPDYDKFAALHAAFWAGGQFLYVPRGVVLDKPLHIGSVMTDGGTDTTHTLIVLDEGAEATVLHESNGVHEKSKGLHVGSVEVIQKANSHLRYVNLQEWGYGAYHFAHQKALVGRDATIQWTIAAMGSMLSKVNQSVDLVGPGADSQVNGVMFTEGRQHLAYHTQQYHRAPSCHSDFLYKAAQQDKSRTVWRGMIKVDPIAQKTDGYQRNDNLVLSQSSRADSIPGLEIEADDVRCTHGSTTSKVDEEQIFYAQCRGFTRKEATRMIVSGFFQQIFDRITIESVRDALGEAIARQVREYE; from the coding sequence ATGACGCAAACGACTGCTCTTACTTTCGACTTGGCGGGTTTCGATTCGTTTCTGACCCAACGTACGGAACCTCAGTGGCTCACCGAGCTCCGACGTGAGGCATGGCAACACTACGAGGCCATGGCGTGGCCAGCGCGGCGAGCGGAGGAGTGGATTCGTACCGATATTCGCGCCTTCAAAGTGGATCGTTTTGGACTGCCTGCTGCAGAGGCTCGTGACGCTCCGGCCAAGGCGCAGTTGCGTCGCGGTGTCGATTTGGGCGGTGCGATCGAAACGGTCGACAGCTATGTGGTTCGTGAATCACTTGATCAAGCTTTGATCGATCAAGGCGTTATCTTCTGCGATCTGTCGAAGGCTTGTGAGGAACAACCTGAAATTGTCCGCCCACATTTGTTCACCGCGTTTGATCCCGACTATGACAAATTCGCTGCGCTGCATGCCGCGTTTTGGGCGGGCGGCCAATTCCTATATGTTCCGCGGGGTGTCGTACTCGACAAACCGTTGCACATCGGGTCGGTGATGACCGATGGAGGAACCGATACGACGCACACGCTGATCGTTCTCGATGAGGGTGCGGAAGCGACCGTGCTGCACGAGTCGAATGGCGTGCATGAGAAATCCAAAGGATTGCATGTCGGTTCGGTCGAGGTGATCCAGAAAGCCAATTCCCACCTCCGCTACGTGAACCTCCAGGAGTGGGGTTATGGTGCTTATCACTTCGCCCACCAGAAGGCACTGGTGGGCAGGGATGCCACGATTCAGTGGACGATCGCAGCGATGGGATCGATGCTTTCGAAGGTGAACCAATCGGTCGATTTGGTTGGCCCCGGTGCCGATAGCCAGGTCAACGGGGTGATGTTCACCGAAGGTCGTCAACATTTGGCGTATCACACACAGCAGTACCACCGAGCACCGAGTTGTCACAGTGACTTTCTGTACAAAGCGGCTCAGCAGGACAAGAGCCGGACGGTTTGGCGGGGCATGATCAAGGTCGATCCGATTGCTCAAAAAACGGATGGTTACCAACGAAATGACAACTTGGTGCTGTCCCAATCCTCACGTGCCGATTCGATTCCTGGGCTGGAAATCGAGGCCGATGATGTCCGCTGCACTCATGGCAGCACGACTTCGAAGGTGGATGAGGAGCAGATTTTCTATGCTCAATGCCGTGGTTTTACACGAAAAGAGGCGACGCGTATGATTGTAAGTGGCTTCTTTCAGCAGATTTTCGACCGGATCACGATCGAAAGCGTCCGCGATGCGCTCGGAGAAGCCATTGCTCGCCAGGTTCGCGAGTACGAATAG
- the sufB gene encoding Fe-S cluster assembly protein SufB yields MSTDVTEKAEVGEINKYNFRTETTGVFRAKKGLSAEVVHQISDIKNEPDWMRKFRLDSLKMFDERPMPKWGGAIDIDFQDIYYYLKPTDHQGKTWDDVPQEIKDTFDRLGIPEAEKKFLAGVKAQFESEVVYGSLEEDLAKQGVIFTDTDTAVREHPDLLREYFGKIIPPNDNKFAALNSAVWSGGSFIYVPKGVHIDFPLQAYFRINAESMGQFERTLIIVDEGASVHYVEGCTAPMYTTESLHSAVVEVVVKRNARCRYTTIQNWANNIYNLVTKRAYAYGDATMEWVDGNLGSKLTMKYPAVHMMEPGARGEILSIAFSSAGQHQDAGAKLVHAAPNTTGQIISKSISKNGGRSSYRGLVRVEPGAHNSKNSVVCDALILDPESRSDTYPYIEVAEQDVQIGHEASVSRIGEEQMFYLLSRGLTEQEASTMIVNGFIEPLVKELPMEYAIEMNRLIQLQMEGSVG; encoded by the coding sequence ATGTCTACTGATGTAACTGAAAAAGCGGAAGTTGGCGAAATCAACAAGTACAACTTTCGCACGGAAACCACGGGCGTTTTTCGTGCCAAGAAAGGTCTCAGCGCCGAGGTGGTCCATCAGATTTCGGATATTAAGAACGAACCTGATTGGATGCGAAAGTTCCGTCTCGATTCATTGAAAATGTTCGACGAGCGTCCGATGCCCAAGTGGGGCGGTGCGATCGATATCGATTTTCAAGACATCTACTACTATTTGAAACCCACCGACCACCAGGGCAAGACTTGGGACGATGTGCCTCAAGAGATCAAGGACACATTTGACCGATTGGGGATCCCCGAAGCGGAGAAGAAGTTTTTAGCGGGCGTGAAGGCTCAGTTTGAAAGTGAAGTCGTCTACGGATCGCTTGAGGAGGATTTGGCGAAGCAAGGGGTGATTTTCACGGACACCGATACCGCTGTCCGCGAGCATCCCGATTTGTTGCGAGAGTATTTCGGCAAGATCATCCCTCCCAACGACAATAAATTCGCCGCGCTCAATAGTGCGGTTTGGTCCGGTGGATCCTTCATTTATGTGCCCAAAGGGGTGCATATCGATTTCCCGCTGCAGGCCTATTTCCGCATCAATGCCGAGAGCATGGGCCAATTTGAACGGACGCTGATCATTGTCGATGAAGGTGCCAGCGTTCATTATGTCGAAGGTTGTACGGCACCGATGTACACGACCGAAAGTTTGCACAGTGCGGTGGTGGAAGTGGTGGTGAAGCGGAATGCTCGCTGTCGTTACACGACGATCCAGAACTGGGCGAATAACATCTACAACCTCGTCACCAAGCGAGCTTACGCTTACGGTGACGCGACGATGGAATGGGTCGACGGCAACCTGGGCAGCAAGTTGACGATGAAGTATCCGGCGGTCCATATGATGGAACCCGGGGCGCGAGGCGAGATCTTGTCGATCGCATTTTCGAGTGCGGGGCAACACCAAGACGCCGGTGCGAAACTCGTCCATGCGGCACCCAACACCACAGGCCAAATCATCAGCAAGAGCATCAGCAAGAATGGTGGTCGAAGCAGTTATCGCGGGTTGGTTCGCGTCGAACCGGGCGCGCACAACAGCAAGAACAGCGTGGTTTGTGACGCCTTGATCTTGGATCCCGAAAGCCGCAGCGACACGTATCCCTACATCGAAGTCGCCGAACAGGACGTGCAAATCGGGCATGAAGCGAGTGTGTCACGGATCGGTGAAGAGCAGATGTTCTACTTGCTGAGTCGCGGTTTGACCGAGCAAGAAGCCAGCACGATGATCGTCAATGGATTTATCGAGCCGCTCGTGAAGGAGTTGCCGATGGAGTACGCGATCGAAATGAATCGCTTGATTCAATTGCAAATGGAAGGCAGCGTCGGTTAG
- the sufC gene encoding Fe-S cluster assembly ATPase SufC, protein MTHVLQIKNLHVSVGDKPILRGVNLTINHGETHALMGPNGSGKSTLGLAIMGHPGYTVTEGSITMDGEDVLAMAPDERARAGIFLAFQRPMAVPGVKMADFLRHATTNVRRPDRKEGEELIPMREFRKELKDKMAHLRMDVEFARRYVNDGFSGGEMKRAEILQLAMLQPKFAVLDETDSGLDADAVRLASESIAEIGHGKMGLLIITHHDKLLEHNPPEFTHVMLGGRLVETGGTELADELHRHGYDRIRKAYPEAEAANQEMVAEEAPV, encoded by the coding sequence ATGACACACGTACTGCAAATCAAAAATCTGCACGTTTCCGTTGGTGACAAACCGATCCTTCGAGGCGTGAACTTGACGATCAATCATGGCGAGACTCATGCGTTGATGGGACCCAACGGCAGCGGCAAAAGCACGCTCGGTTTGGCGATCATGGGCCATCCCGGCTATACGGTGACCGAAGGCAGCATCACGATGGATGGCGAAGACGTCTTGGCGATGGCGCCCGATGAGCGAGCCCGGGCTGGGATCTTCTTGGCGTTCCAGCGGCCGATGGCCGTTCCGGGGGTGAAAATGGCTGATTTTCTTCGCCACGCGACGACCAATGTCCGCCGCCCTGATCGCAAGGAAGGCGAGGAATTGATTCCCATGCGTGAGTTTCGCAAAGAGCTCAAGGACAAGATGGCTCACCTGCGGATGGATGTCGAGTTCGCTCGCCGCTACGTCAACGACGGTTTTTCGGGCGGTGAAATGAAACGCGCCGAAATTCTGCAGCTCGCGATGCTTCAGCCAAAGTTTGCGGTCTTGGACGAGACCGACAGTGGGCTTGATGCGGATGCCGTGCGATTGGCCAGTGAATCGATCGCGGAGATTGGTCATGGCAAAATGGGGTTGTTGATCATCACCCATCACGACAAGTTGCTCGAACACAATCCGCCCGAATTCACGCATGTCATGCTCGGGGGGCGTTTGGTGGAAACAGGCGGCACCGAATTGGCCGATGAACTGCATCGCCATGGGTACGATCGGATCCGCAAAGCGTACCCCGAAGCGGAAGCAGCGAACCAAGAAATGGTGGCCGAAGAAGCGCCGGTTTAA
- a CDS encoding helix-turn-helix transcriptional regulator codes for MTPSLNPVSHAEPLRSVDRELLVAMRSGESFGVGHLTDQLGVTATAVRQRIERLLEMGLIERQKIVAGRGRPTYEYRLTVEGHRRAGANPADLAEAMWQEILAITDPQIRRGVLSAVAARLGRQVAEGIHRDTGVVVGESLESRMKKVSEMLVERQISAEISHAGSLPVIDVGACPYPSLTDTSDDRAMCRLEEQMLSEALGRPVHLSSCRLDGDHLCQFAAESITTESVTPESTN; via the coding sequence ATGACCCCTTCCTTGAATCCTGTTTCTCATGCGGAACCCTTGCGATCGGTCGATCGTGAGTTGTTGGTTGCGATGCGCAGCGGGGAATCCTTTGGAGTGGGGCATTTAACCGACCAGCTTGGGGTGACTGCCACGGCGGTCCGCCAGCGGATCGAGCGGTTGTTGGAAATGGGCTTGATCGAGCGCCAAAAGATTGTCGCTGGTCGTGGACGGCCGACTTACGAGTACCGTTTAACGGTCGAAGGTCATCGTCGTGCTGGGGCCAACCCCGCCGATTTGGCCGAGGCCATGTGGCAGGAAATCTTGGCAATCACCGATCCTCAAATTCGCCGAGGGGTCCTCTCGGCGGTTGCCGCGCGTCTTGGACGTCAGGTTGCCGAAGGGATCCATCGCGACACGGGCGTCGTTGTGGGCGAGTCGCTTGAATCACGGATGAAGAAAGTCTCCGAGATGCTGGTGGAACGGCAAATTTCAGCGGAGATTTCTCACGCGGGTTCCTTACCTGTGATTGACGTCGGCGCCTGCCCTTATCCGTCGCTTACCGATACGTCGGACGATCGGGCGATGTGCCGGTTGGAAGAACAAATGCTTTCCGAAGCCCTCGGTCGACCGGTGCATCTCAGCAGTTGCCGGCTCGACGGTGATCATCTTTGTCAGTTCGCTGCCGAATCGATTACAACCGAATCGGTAACTCCCGAGTCCACAAACTAA
- the lpxB gene encoding lipid-A-disaccharide synthase encodes MPKRIFLSVGEPSGDQHAARLIRHLRQSYPRIETCGFGGPAMQSAGCSLQRNLTEHAVVGLLEVLPKLRDFFRFADEAEKVFQTGHIDAVVLVDFPGFNWHIAKRAKRYGIPVYYYCPPQLWAWGGWRIRKMRRWVDHVLAVLPVEEEFFSKRGVASTYVGHPFFDAVAETRLDDALMARLSRQTESGRKLVAVLPGSRTHEVQRTWPLMLSSIRQIAKTNRDAKFLVAAYRDRHCIWCQQQLTESDKQLPIEFYVDRTSEIIEAARCAMMVSGSVSLELLARRTPAAVAYRVGRLLYAFARLVVRLDSITLPNLMGARKVFPEMVSVGDPQPAIDFLTESVTAMLDDEFYYQQTIRQLEALCGEFAGGGATAKAANWIGQAVIGDASVNRRRAA; translated from the coding sequence ATGCCAAAACGCATCTTTCTTTCCGTTGGCGAACCGAGCGGTGACCAGCATGCGGCACGTTTGATTCGGCATTTGAGGCAGAGCTACCCGCGAATCGAAACCTGTGGTTTCGGGGGCCCTGCGATGCAGTCCGCCGGATGTAGCCTGCAACGCAACTTGACGGAACACGCGGTGGTGGGATTGCTTGAGGTCCTCCCTAAACTCCGCGATTTCTTTCGCTTTGCGGACGAAGCCGAGAAGGTTTTCCAGACAGGGCACATTGATGCGGTGGTTTTGGTCGATTTTCCGGGATTCAACTGGCACATTGCCAAACGCGCCAAACGCTATGGGATTCCCGTTTACTACTACTGCCCGCCTCAGTTGTGGGCTTGGGGCGGTTGGCGTATCCGAAAAATGCGGCGATGGGTCGATCATGTCTTGGCGGTCTTGCCGGTGGAAGAGGAGTTTTTTTCGAAGCGAGGTGTCGCGTCCACCTATGTCGGCCATCCCTTTTTTGATGCCGTTGCGGAAACTCGGCTCGACGATGCATTGATGGCACGCCTTTCGCGTCAAACCGAATCCGGCCGCAAGTTGGTAGCCGTTTTGCCTGGGTCTCGTACCCATGAAGTCCAGCGGACTTGGCCACTGATGCTGTCGTCGATCCGGCAAATCGCCAAAACGAATCGCGACGCCAAGTTTTTGGTGGCTGCCTACAGGGACCGGCATTGCATCTGGTGTCAGCAGCAATTGACCGAGTCCGACAAGCAGTTGCCGATCGAGTTCTATGTCGACCGAACCAGTGAAATCATCGAAGCGGCCCGCTGTGCGATGATGGTCAGCGGTTCGGTCAGTCTCGAATTGCTTGCCCGACGAACCCCGGCCGCAGTCGCCTATCGGGTTGGCCGGCTACTGTATGCCTTTGCTCGGTTGGTCGTTCGGCTCGATTCGATCACGCTGCCGAATCTGATGGGTGCTCGGAAGGTCTTCCCCGAAATGGTCTCGGTTGGAGACCCGCAACCGGCGATCGACTTTCTGACAGAGTCCGTCACTGCGATGTTGGACGACGAGTTCTACTATCAGCAAACGATCCGGCAACTCGAGGCGCTTTGTGGAGAGTTCGCCGGAGGGGGCGCGACGGCTAAGGCAGCGAATTGGATCGGCCAAGCCGTCATCGGCGATGCTTCGGTGAATCGTCGTCGAGCCGCGTAG
- a CDS encoding Gfo/Idh/MocA family protein, translated as MTKKAKLSRRGFLQTSAAATAAGVAFPTIIPRSALAQGDRPGANDRIGVAGIGVGRQGSGVFRGACNDPRTQVICVCDVNRPRGESIAKANGAKEVYQDYRRVLDRSDVDAVTTATPEHWRANICISAALAGKNVYAEKPMTLTIPEGRLMVKAARRTGIAFQVGSQQRSQRENYIGCEFIRNGGLGEIKEVFAANYESPWLCELPEEPVPAGLDWEMWCGPTELVPYNKELYVPRGNPGWLSFRPYSGGEMTGWGTHGFDQIQWALGLDSTGPTEILVDGSALELPTYRKPESLDRGNKICSEPRLSYRYANGITVTLDDKANRGGGIFVGEKGKMEVFRGALGSNPPEMAKELLEKSSRKNQSHVGNWLDCCISGERPIADVELGHRSATVCHLLNLGRLLGRNLKWDPDAEQFLDDAEANSMLTREIRKGYEWPKV; from the coding sequence ATGACCAAGAAAGCCAAGCTATCCCGTCGAGGATTCCTTCAAACATCCGCGGCGGCAACCGCAGCGGGAGTCGCGTTTCCTACCATCATTCCTCGCTCCGCATTGGCGCAAGGTGACCGGCCGGGCGCCAACGATCGGATCGGTGTGGCGGGGATTGGCGTGGGCCGGCAAGGCAGCGGGGTCTTTCGCGGTGCTTGCAACGATCCACGAACACAAGTGATCTGCGTTTGCGATGTCAATCGGCCACGTGGCGAATCCATTGCGAAAGCCAACGGCGCCAAGGAGGTCTATCAAGATTACCGCCGCGTCCTCGACCGCAGCGATGTCGATGCGGTCACCACCGCAACGCCTGAACATTGGCGGGCAAACATTTGTATCTCCGCCGCATTGGCGGGGAAGAACGTGTACGCGGAAAAGCCAATGACGCTCACGATCCCCGAAGGTCGATTGATGGTGAAGGCCGCTCGTCGGACGGGGATCGCGTTTCAAGTGGGGTCGCAGCAGCGTTCGCAACGTGAAAACTACATCGGTTGTGAATTCATCCGTAACGGCGGTTTGGGTGAAATCAAAGAGGTCTTCGCGGCCAACTACGAAAGCCCTTGGCTGTGCGAACTGCCCGAAGAACCGGTGCCAGCGGGCTTGGACTGGGAAATGTGGTGCGGCCCAACGGAACTCGTCCCCTACAACAAAGAACTCTACGTGCCTCGGGGCAACCCCGGTTGGTTGTCGTTCCGGCCTTACAGTGGCGGCGAAATGACCGGATGGGGGACCCATGGGTTTGACCAAATCCAATGGGCGTTGGGTCTCGACAGCACCGGGCCGACGGAAATCCTGGTCGACGGTTCCGCCCTCGAATTGCCGACCTATCGCAAGCCCGAGTCGCTGGATCGCGGTAATAAGATCTGCAGCGAACCTCGGCTTAGCTACCGCTACGCCAACGGAATCACGGTCACGCTCGATGACAAAGCGAATCGTGGCGGTGGCATCTTTGTGGGCGAGAAGGGGAAAATGGAAGTGTTCCGCGGAGCGCTCGGTTCAAACCCACCGGAAATGGCCAAGGAACTACTCGAGAAAAGCTCACGAAAGAACCAAAGCCACGTTGGCAACTGGCTGGATTGCTGCATTTCAGGAGAGCGTCCGATCGCCGATGTGGAACTCGGTCACCGCAGCGCCACGGTCTGTCATCTGCTGAACCTTGGCCGCTTGTTAGGCCGCAACCTGAAATGGGATCCGGATGCGGAGCAGTTCCTTGACGATGCCGAGGCCAATTCGATGCTGACCCGTGAAATTCGCAAAGGCTATGAGTGGCCGAAGGTTTGA
- a CDS encoding sugar phosphate isomerase/epimerase family protein codes for MGKVGIGLNLEAVRTSHKSFEWGVEFAADLGYEYIEPMVHWGRELLSEARYFHSVSMLDDPWRIRDAVEKHGLKLSAFSSHSQASKPEIAVEYLKQAARFATEAGAPIINTHEGHKQPWTTMEEDFVLIRYSLMEALKVCERRGIKIGFEMHQTYSLKPELYDRCLDLVDSPNLGANFDTGNAYLGGEDPHEWLERIKHRVIHIHAKDISIEQSDAERGKVMGTAVGCACGEGVIDWQRIVSICRSVPQDIVLSVECGTLDQAERSIEHLRSIL; via the coding sequence ATGGGAAAAGTTGGAATTGGATTGAACCTCGAGGCGGTCCGGACGTCACACAAGTCGTTCGAGTGGGGCGTCGAATTTGCCGCGGATCTCGGTTATGAGTACATCGAACCGATGGTGCATTGGGGCCGCGAACTGCTGAGCGAAGCGAGGTACTTTCATAGTGTTTCGATGCTCGATGACCCTTGGCGAATCCGGGACGCGGTGGAAAAACATGGGTTGAAGCTTTCTGCGTTTTCTTCCCATTCCCAGGCTTCGAAGCCCGAAATCGCGGTGGAATACCTGAAGCAAGCAGCTCGCTTTGCAACCGAAGCGGGGGCGCCAATCATCAACACGCACGAGGGGCATAAGCAGCCATGGACGACCATGGAGGAGGACTTTGTCCTGATCCGCTATTCGTTGATGGAAGCGTTGAAGGTATGTGAGCGTCGTGGAATCAAGATCGGTTTCGAGATGCACCAAACGTATTCACTCAAACCGGAGCTCTACGACCGCTGCTTGGATCTCGTGGATTCGCCGAACTTGGGTGCCAATTTTGACACGGGCAATGCCTACCTCGGTGGTGAGGACCCGCATGAGTGGCTTGAACGCATCAAGCACCGAGTGATCCACATCCATGCCAAAGACATCTCGATCGAGCAGTCCGATGCCGAACGTGGCAAGGTGATGGGAACCGCGGTGGGGTGTGCCTGCGGCGAAGGGGTCATTGATTGGCAACGGATTGTCTCGATTTGCCGCTCGGTGCCACAAGACATTGTTTTGAGTGTCGAGTGTGGAACGCTCGACCAAGCCGAGCGAAGTATTGAGCACCTTCGATCGATCCTCTAG
- a CDS encoding XylR family transcriptional regulator: MAVPKQILLLVETSRVFGRGVIQGISRFARERANWIFHFEDRGILEGLPPWLENWQGDGIIARSPSIALSKALGRFRCPVVELLGDGQHQSAEVCTDERMTAGLAIDHLLKQGFAHLAFYSFANSWWSDARRIAFEQILASQDLSGHVFPGAYEGGNLPYPTWKLDFQAPLIQWVDRLPKPVGVWAVADSQAIRVLEACRQLNLHVPAEVGILGTSNEDIVCSMLSPSLSSIELNSQQVGYKAAGLLDWKIRMLSPPKTPPLTTAARIIVPPSQVIKRQSTDRIAIIDPELDQAVKIIEREAVNGLTVTALADELLLSRSTLERRFREFFHCSPSQEINHIRIERAKGFLRETAWPISVIGQKTGFASAENFVRFFKRMVGKTPRQYRNAFYGTDSTNQANA, from the coding sequence ATGGCAGTCCCGAAACAGATCTTGCTGCTTGTCGAAACCTCGCGCGTGTTCGGACGTGGCGTGATCCAGGGCATCTCGCGTTTCGCAAGAGAACGCGCCAATTGGATCTTTCACTTTGAAGACCGCGGCATCTTGGAGGGGCTCCCTCCCTGGTTGGAGAATTGGCAGGGGGATGGAATCATCGCCCGCAGCCCTTCGATTGCCTTGTCCAAAGCGCTCGGTCGATTTCGCTGTCCGGTGGTCGAATTGCTCGGCGACGGACAACATCAATCCGCCGAGGTTTGCACCGATGAAAGGATGACGGCGGGGCTTGCCATCGATCATCTACTGAAACAGGGATTTGCCCACTTGGCGTTTTACTCGTTCGCCAATTCTTGGTGGTCCGATGCTCGTCGCATTGCGTTCGAGCAAATCCTCGCCTCACAAGATCTCTCGGGGCACGTGTTTCCTGGCGCCTACGAGGGTGGCAACTTACCGTACCCAACTTGGAAACTCGATTTCCAAGCACCTCTGATTCAATGGGTTGATCGGTTACCGAAGCCCGTTGGCGTGTGGGCCGTGGCCGATTCGCAAGCGATCCGCGTGCTCGAAGCCTGTCGCCAGCTCAACCTACATGTACCGGCGGAAGTCGGGATTCTGGGGACTTCAAACGAAGACATCGTCTGCAGCATGTTGTCGCCATCCTTATCCAGCATCGAATTGAATTCGCAGCAAGTCGGATACAAAGCGGCAGGCCTGCTCGATTGGAAAATCCGGATGCTCAGCCCACCCAAAACACCCCCTCTTACGACCGCAGCTCGGATCATCGTTCCTCCCTCGCAAGTCATCAAACGACAATCCACGGATCGCATCGCGATCATCGATCCTGAACTCGATCAAGCCGTCAAGATCATCGAGCGTGAGGCGGTCAATGGATTGACCGTGACCGCCTTGGCAGACGAGTTGCTGCTGTCACGGAGCACGCTGGAGCGACGTTTTCGCGAGTTCTTTCACTGCTCTCCGTCGCAAGAAATCAACCACATTCGAATCGAGCGTGCCAAAGGGTTCCTTCGTGAGACAGCGTGGCCCATCAGCGTGATTGGACAAAAAACCGGTTTTGCGTCAGCCGAGAACTTTGTCCGCTTCTTCAAACGCATGGTGGGCAAAACACCTCGACAATACCGCAATGCGTTTTACGGCACCGATTCAACGAACCAAGCGAATGCCTAA